From a region of the Streptacidiphilus albus JL83 genome:
- a CDS encoding ROK family transcriptional regulator: protein MADQAGRNVRDLRRSNRSLLLRHLYFHEHVSRQDLSRATGLSTASVSNVVAELIEAGVVVEAGAVESEGGRPRILLEVDASRFQVIGVDVGETHVRVERFDLALNELARADIPMTPGHYEPEVVVAAIAAGIAGVSDPSGAGTVAGAEILGVGIGVPGIVQAAPASLVHCQTIGWDAVPLEAMLREVTDLPLFVDNGATTMGQAEMWFGGGREAADTVFLLLGSGVGASVLAGGTPYRGASTSAGEWGHITAEIGGRHCRCGAKGCLEAYIGAESVIARYREAVGTPGHGPASDAADEEAALRRILEAAEQEAEGTEEEGTAEGTARTAPPEALAARTVLDDTALRIGVGIGNLINLFNPERVIIGGWAGLLLAPGLMPRIREAAREHSLHYPFSRTTIELGRLGPDAVARGAATLPVVRFLNSGGAPAGSASATAVRHRSG from the coding sequence ATGGCAGACCAGGCCGGCAGGAACGTCCGGGACCTGCGGCGGTCGAACCGGTCCCTGCTGCTGCGGCATCTGTACTTCCACGAGCACGTCAGCCGCCAGGATCTGAGCCGCGCCACCGGACTGAGCACCGCCTCGGTCAGCAACGTGGTCGCCGAGCTGATCGAGGCCGGGGTCGTGGTCGAGGCCGGCGCGGTCGAGTCGGAGGGCGGACGGCCGCGCATCCTGCTGGAGGTGGACGCCTCCCGGTTCCAGGTGATCGGTGTCGACGTCGGCGAGACCCACGTCCGGGTCGAGCGCTTCGACCTGGCCCTGAACGAACTCGCCCGGGCCGACATCCCGATGACCCCGGGCCACTACGAGCCGGAGGTCGTGGTCGCCGCGATCGCCGCCGGCATCGCCGGCGTCAGCGACCCGTCCGGCGCCGGCACGGTGGCGGGCGCGGAGATCCTCGGCGTCGGCATCGGTGTGCCGGGAATCGTCCAGGCCGCACCGGCGTCACTGGTGCACTGCCAGACCATCGGGTGGGACGCCGTCCCGCTGGAGGCGATGCTGCGCGAGGTCACCGACCTGCCGCTGTTCGTCGACAACGGCGCCACCACCATGGGCCAGGCCGAGATGTGGTTCGGCGGCGGCCGGGAGGCCGCCGACACCGTGTTCCTGCTGCTCGGCTCCGGCGTCGGCGCCTCGGTCCTGGCCGGCGGCACGCCCTACCGGGGCGCGAGCACCAGCGCCGGGGAGTGGGGCCACATCACCGCGGAGATCGGCGGACGCCACTGCCGCTGCGGCGCCAAGGGCTGCCTGGAGGCCTACATCGGCGCCGAGTCGGTGATCGCCCGCTACCGCGAGGCGGTCGGCACCCCCGGCCACGGCCCGGCGTCCGACGCCGCCGACGAGGAGGCCGCGCTCCGCCGGATCCTGGAGGCCGCCGAGCAGGAGGCGGAGGGGACGGAAGAGGAGGGGACAGCAGAGGGGACGGCCCGGACGGCCCCGCCGGAGGCGCTGGCCGCGCGGACGGTGCTGGACGACACCGCCCTGCGGATCGGGGTCGGCATCGGCAACCTGATCAACCTCTTCAACCCGGAGCGCGTCATCATCGGCGGCTGGGCCGGACTGCTGCTGGCCCCGGGGCTGATGCCGCGGATCCGCGAGGCGGCGCGCGAGCACTCACTGCACTACCCCTTCTCCCGGACCACCATCGAACTGGGCCGGCTCGGCCCGGACGCGGTGGCCCGGGGCGCGGCGACGCTGCCCGTGGTCCGCTTCCTCAACTCCGGCGGCGCGCCCGCTGGGAGCGCTTCCGCGACGGCCGTCCGCCACCGCTCCGGCTGA
- a CDS encoding ABC transporter substrate-binding protein: protein MHRPSKSRRYAFVALAAATAILASACSSSGSSKGGGDSTGSISGQTITYWASDQGSSIADDVKVLTPELNAFTKQTGVKVNLEVIGWSDLLNRILAATTSGQGPDVLNIGNTWSASLQATGAFLPITPSVMSQIGDTGRFLPGALAATGASGKDPVGVPLYSLAYGLYYNKAMFAAAGISSPPATWDEFVADAKKLTHGNQWGVSVEGASTSENAHHAFVLSQQQGGSYFDSSGNPTFNTPQNVASIEQYVNMIGSDKIANPSDAEYSNGTEAEQDFASGKAAMLMWQDAAASLANYGMSASQYGVAPIPFPATPPAGSQHVDSIVGGINLSVFANTKHKAASLAFLKFMTSQSTQISLNSTYGSLPSVTDAYSAPAFQTDNDKVIQSVLATSAGSMPEVAAESQFETAIGTVLKNLFADAAQGKAITNALVSAQLTSAQQQMAAGG from the coding sequence ATGCACCGACCCTCGAAGAGCCGCAGATACGCATTCGTCGCCCTCGCCGCCGCTACCGCGATCCTCGCCAGTGCCTGTAGCAGCAGTGGAAGCAGCAAGGGTGGCGGGGACAGCACCGGCAGCATCAGCGGGCAGACCATCACCTACTGGGCGAGCGACCAGGGCAGCTCCATCGCCGACGACGTGAAGGTGCTCACGCCGGAGCTGAACGCCTTCACCAAGCAGACCGGCGTCAAGGTCAACCTTGAGGTCATCGGGTGGTCCGACCTGCTCAACCGCATTCTCGCGGCGACGACGTCGGGTCAGGGCCCCGACGTCCTCAACATCGGCAACACCTGGTCGGCCTCGCTGCAGGCGACCGGCGCCTTCCTGCCGATCACGCCGTCGGTGATGAGCCAGATAGGGGACACCGGCCGGTTCCTGCCCGGCGCGCTCGCCGCCACCGGCGCCTCCGGCAAGGACCCGGTCGGAGTGCCGCTCTACTCGCTGGCCTACGGCCTCTACTACAACAAGGCCATGTTCGCCGCGGCCGGCATCAGCAGCCCGCCCGCCACCTGGGACGAGTTCGTCGCCGACGCGAAGAAGCTGACCCACGGCAACCAGTGGGGCGTCAGCGTCGAGGGCGCCAGCACCTCGGAGAACGCCCACCACGCCTTCGTGCTCAGCCAGCAGCAGGGCGGCAGCTACTTCGACTCCTCGGGCAACCCGACGTTCAACACCCCGCAGAACGTCGCCTCGATCGAGCAGTACGTCAACATGATCGGCAGCGACAAGATCGCGAACCCGAGCGACGCCGAGTACTCCAACGGCACCGAGGCCGAACAGGACTTCGCCAGTGGCAAGGCCGCGATGCTGATGTGGCAGGACGCCGCCGCCTCGCTGGCCAACTACGGCATGTCGGCCTCCCAGTACGGCGTGGCGCCGATCCCGTTCCCGGCCACCCCGCCGGCCGGCAGCCAGCACGTCGACTCGATCGTCGGCGGCATCAACCTCTCGGTCTTCGCCAACACCAAGCACAAGGCCGCGTCGCTGGCGTTCCTGAAGTTCATGACCAGCCAGAGCACCCAGATCTCGCTGAACAGCACGTACGGCTCGCTGCCCTCGGTCACCGACGCCTACAGCGCCCCGGCCTTCCAGACCGACAACGACAAGGTGATCCAGAGCGTGCTGGCCACCTCCGCCGGCTCCATGCCGGAGGTCGCGGCGGAGAGCCAGTTCGAGACCGCGATCGGCACCGTGCTGAAGAACCTCTTCGCCGACGCCGCCCAGGGCAAGGCCATCACCAACGCCCTGGTCAGCGCCCAGCTCACGTCCGCCCAGCAGCAGATGGCGGCCGGCGGCTGA
- a CDS encoding carbohydrate ABC transporter permease: protein MAAATELRPPAAPEAPAPRRRPLSWARVKRAGLPYLLLLPAVCFELLVHVVPMVVGIWISFKQLTEFFIRNWGAAPSAGLNNYRFALDFNNAVGSELLHSFGITCAYTVLVVLLSWFLGTGAAILLQDPFRGRGVLRTYFLVPYALPAYAAAITWEFMFQRDDGMLNHVLTQLHLTSSGNEPFWLLGNNSFAALVVTAVWRTWPFAFLVVTAGLQNIPGDLYEAAAIDGAGVWQRIRRITMPSLRPVNQVLVLVLFLWNFNDFNTPYVLFGSAAPPQANLVSLQIYDTSFQNWNFGSGSAMSVLLLLFLLLVTAVYLVLTSRGRKADV, encoded by the coding sequence ATGGCCGCAGCCACCGAACTCCGCCCACCCGCGGCACCCGAGGCCCCCGCACCCAGACGACGGCCCCTGAGCTGGGCCCGTGTGAAGCGCGCGGGACTGCCCTACCTGCTCCTGCTCCCGGCGGTCTGCTTCGAGCTGCTCGTCCACGTCGTCCCGATGGTGGTCGGCATCTGGATCAGCTTCAAGCAGCTCACCGAGTTCTTCATCCGCAACTGGGGCGCCGCACCGTCCGCGGGGCTGAACAACTACCGCTTCGCCCTCGACTTCAACAACGCCGTGGGCAGCGAGCTGCTGCACTCCTTCGGCATCACCTGCGCCTACACGGTGCTGGTCGTCCTCCTCTCCTGGTTCCTCGGCACCGGGGCCGCGATCCTGCTGCAGGACCCCTTCCGCGGACGCGGGGTGCTGCGCACCTACTTCCTCGTCCCGTACGCGCTCCCCGCCTACGCCGCCGCCATCACCTGGGAGTTCATGTTCCAGCGGGACGACGGCATGCTGAACCACGTCCTCACCCAGCTGCACCTGACCTCGTCGGGCAACGAGCCGTTCTGGCTGCTGGGCAACAACAGCTTCGCCGCGCTGGTCGTCACCGCCGTCTGGCGGACCTGGCCGTTCGCGTTCCTGGTGGTCACCGCCGGGCTGCAGAACATCCCCGGCGACCTCTACGAGGCCGCCGCCATCGACGGGGCCGGCGTCTGGCAGCGGATCCGGCGGATCACCATGCCCTCGCTGCGCCCGGTCAACCAGGTGCTGGTGCTGGTGCTGTTCCTGTGGAACTTCAACGACTTCAACACCCCCTACGTGCTGTTCGGCAGTGCCGCGCCGCCGCAGGCCAACCTGGTGTCGCTGCAGATCTACGACACCTCCTTCCAGAACTGGAACTTCGGCTCGGGCTCCGCGATGTCGGTGCTGCTGCTGCTGTTCCTGCTGCTGGTCACCGCCGTCTACCTGGTCCTCACGAGTCGCGGAAGGAAGGCCGATGTCTGA
- a CDS encoding carbohydrate ABC transporter permease has protein sequence MAPPQSFLWIRRIGLTFLGIFTAIPLYVMISSSLKPLGDVQAAFRWIPTRLTISPYIDMWSTVPLAHYFWNSVIVATCSTAISVVIAVLAAYAVSRYRFFGRRIFTVTVLSTQMFPGILFLLPLFLIFVNIGNSTGIQLSDTRLGLIITYLTFTLPFSVWMMVGYFDSIPRELDEAAAVDGNGPIGALLRVVVPAAVPGIVTVAVYSFMTAWGEVLFASVMTDDSTRTLAVGLRNYASQNDVYWNQIMAASLVVSVPVVAGFLLLQRYLVAGLTAGSVK, from the coding sequence ATGGCGCCGCCGCAGTCCTTCCTCTGGATCCGGCGGATCGGGCTCACCTTCCTCGGCATCTTCACCGCGATCCCGCTGTACGTCATGATCAGCAGCTCGCTGAAGCCGCTGGGCGACGTCCAGGCCGCATTCCGCTGGATCCCGACCCGGCTCACCATCAGTCCCTACATCGACATGTGGAGCACGGTCCCGCTGGCCCACTACTTCTGGAACAGCGTGATCGTCGCCACCTGCTCGACCGCGATCTCGGTGGTCATCGCGGTTCTGGCGGCGTACGCGGTCAGCCGCTACCGGTTCTTCGGGCGCCGGATCTTCACCGTGACCGTGCTCTCCACCCAGATGTTCCCGGGCATCCTCTTCCTGCTGCCGCTGTTCCTGATCTTCGTCAACATCGGCAACAGCACCGGGATCCAGCTGTCGGACACCCGGCTCGGACTGATCATCACCTATCTCACCTTCACCCTGCCGTTCTCGGTCTGGATGATGGTCGGCTACTTCGACTCGATCCCGCGCGAGCTGGACGAGGCGGCCGCCGTCGACGGCAACGGCCCGATCGGCGCGCTGCTGCGGGTCGTGGTCCCGGCCGCCGTGCCCGGCATCGTGACGGTCGCCGTCTACTCCTTCATGACCGCCTGGGGCGAGGTGCTGTTCGCCTCGGTGATGACCGACGACTCGACCCGGACGCTGGCCGTCGGGCTGCGCAACTACGCCTCGCAGAACGACGTCTACTGGAACCAGATCATGGCGGCCTCGCTCGTCGTCAGCGTGCCCGTGGTCGCTGGATTCCTGCTGCTGCAGCGCTACCTGGTGGCCGGCCTGACCGCCGGCTCCGTCAAGTAA
- a CDS encoding GH1 family beta-glucosidase, translating to MPAPDTAAFGPDFVWGVATSAYQIEGAAAEDGKAPSIWDTFCKVPGAIDNGDDGEHACDHYHRWPEDFALMRAMGADAYRFSIAWPRIVPEGTGKVNAKGLAFYDRQVDALLEAGIRPNATLYHWDLPQAQQDRGGWPERATAEAFAEYAGVVAAALGDRVTDWSTLNEPLCSAWIGHLEGRMAPGVQDLTAAVRASFHLHLGHGLAAQAVRAASPGQVRLGIVNNLSPCEPASDSEADLAATRRADGHINRWWLDPVLGRGYPQDMLDVYGVELPVRGNDLATIAQPLDWMGVNYYFRQIIADDPTGAAPYFRQLAGTNPEHTSMGWEVHAAGLEQLLLRLTREYGVKELMVTENGSAYTDTVAADGSVHDPGRTSYLEQHIAACARAAAAGAPLSAYYAWSLLDNFEWAYGYDKRFGLIHVDYETQKRTLKTSGRRYAEIIRAHSGESVSV from the coding sequence ATGCCCGCGCCCGACACTGCCGCCTTCGGCCCCGACTTCGTCTGGGGAGTTGCCACCTCCGCCTACCAGATCGAGGGAGCCGCAGCCGAGGACGGCAAAGCGCCCAGCATCTGGGACACCTTCTGCAAGGTCCCCGGGGCCATCGACAACGGCGACGACGGCGAGCACGCCTGCGACCACTACCACCGCTGGCCCGAGGACTTCGCGCTGATGCGCGCCATGGGCGCGGACGCCTACCGCTTCTCCATCGCCTGGCCCCGGATCGTCCCCGAGGGCACCGGCAAGGTCAACGCCAAGGGGCTCGCCTTCTACGACCGGCAGGTCGACGCCCTGCTCGAAGCCGGGATCCGCCCCAACGCCACGCTCTACCACTGGGACCTGCCGCAGGCGCAGCAGGACCGGGGCGGCTGGCCCGAGCGTGCCACCGCCGAGGCCTTCGCCGAGTACGCCGGTGTCGTCGCCGCCGCGCTCGGCGACCGGGTCACCGACTGGTCGACCCTGAACGAGCCGCTGTGCAGCGCCTGGATCGGCCACCTCGAAGGCCGGATGGCCCCCGGTGTGCAGGACCTCACCGCCGCCGTCCGGGCCTCGTTCCACCTGCACCTCGGCCACGGCCTCGCCGCGCAGGCGGTCCGGGCCGCCTCCCCGGGCCAGGTGCGGCTCGGCATCGTCAACAACCTCAGCCCCTGCGAGCCCGCCTCCGACTCCGAGGCCGACCTGGCCGCCACCCGGCGCGCCGACGGCCACATCAACCGCTGGTGGCTCGACCCGGTCCTGGGCCGGGGCTACCCGCAGGACATGCTGGACGTCTACGGCGTCGAACTGCCGGTCCGGGGCAACGACCTGGCCACCATCGCGCAGCCGCTCGACTGGATGGGCGTCAACTACTACTTCCGCCAGATCATCGCCGACGACCCCACCGGCGCGGCGCCGTACTTCCGGCAGCTGGCCGGTACCAACCCGGAGCACACCTCCATGGGCTGGGAGGTCCACGCGGCCGGCCTGGAGCAGCTGCTGCTCCGGCTCACCCGCGAGTACGGGGTGAAGGAGCTGATGGTCACCGAGAACGGCTCGGCGTACACCGACACCGTGGCCGCCGACGGCTCGGTCCACGACCCCGGGCGCACCTCCTATCTGGAGCAGCACATCGCGGCCTGCGCCCGGGCGGCGGCGGCCGGTGCGCCGCTGAGCGCGTACTACGCCTGGTCCCTGCTGGACAACTTCGAGTGGGCGTACGGCTACGACAAGCGCTTCGGTCTGATCCATGTCGACTACGAGACCCAGAAGCGGACGCTGAAGACCAGTGGTCGCCGCTACGCGGAGATCATCCGTGCCCACAGCGGCGAGTCGGTCTCCGTCTGA
- a CDS encoding GatB/YqeY domain-containing protein yields MSTEMNAVPSNAEAPLRQRLRGALTLAMKARDRVAVGALRSTLAAIDNAEAVDRPTGTDTGLAIEQIPLGVGAAEMERRLLTESQIERIVRDELAEREAAARDYEQSGRTERAEQLRREVSVLAEQLAG; encoded by the coding sequence ATGTCTACCGAGATGAACGCCGTCCCGTCCAACGCCGAGGCGCCGTTGCGTCAGCGGCTGCGCGGGGCACTCACACTGGCCATGAAGGCTCGGGACCGCGTCGCGGTCGGGGCCCTGCGCTCGACGCTGGCGGCGATCGACAACGCCGAGGCGGTCGACCGGCCCACGGGCACGGACACCGGCTTGGCCATCGAGCAGATCCCGCTCGGGGTGGGGGCGGCCGAGATGGAGCGTCGGCTGCTGACGGAGTCCCAGATCGAGCGGATCGTGCGGGACGAGCTGGCCGAGCGCGAGGCGGCCGCCCGCGACTACGAGCAGTCGGGCCGGACGGAGCGCGCCGAGCAACTGCGGCGCGAGGTCAGCGTGCTCGCGGAGCAGCTCGCCGGATAG
- a CDS encoding DUF1203 domain-containing protein has product MTNTSYEVHPIRPADLERLRRTDDAGRATKPCTATESGSPLRCCLRRIEAGEEIALVSYAPLARWVAETGAEPGAYAELGPVFIHAEDCGGPAEPGYPEVLHGLRVLRSYDAEGRILGGRLVETDATIDTVVAEQLADPAVALIHVRAVEYGCYLFELRRAGTAAA; this is encoded by the coding sequence ATGACGAACACCAGCTACGAGGTGCACCCCATCCGCCCCGCCGACCTGGAGCGACTCCGCCGCACGGACGACGCCGGACGGGCGACCAAGCCCTGCACCGCAACCGAGAGCGGCTCGCCGCTGCGCTGCTGCCTGCGTCGGATCGAGGCCGGCGAGGAGATCGCCCTGGTCTCCTACGCCCCGCTCGCGCGCTGGGTGGCCGAGACCGGGGCCGAGCCCGGCGCCTACGCCGAGCTCGGGCCGGTCTTCATCCACGCGGAGGACTGCGGCGGCCCGGCCGAGCCCGGCTATCCGGAGGTCCTGCACGGGCTGCGGGTGCTCCGCTCCTACGACGCCGAGGGCCGCATCCTGGGCGGACGGTTGGTGGAGACCGACGCCACGATCGACACCGTGGTGGCGGAGCAGCTGGCCGACCCGGCGGTGGCCCTGATCCATGTCCGGGCCGTCGAGTACGGTTGCTACCTCTTCGAGCTGCGCCGCGCCGGGACCGCTGCTGCCTGA